The Sediminispirochaeta smaragdinae DSM 11293 genome has a segment encoding these proteins:
- the pdxA gene encoding 4-hydroxythreonine-4-phosphate dehydrogenase PdxA, with protein MKSELYERPILGITMGDPAGCGPEITVKALRNKEIYDMCRPLVVGDSKMFEDSIRILKEKKIKVRRVSLVEDARFEYGTIDVYHLDLVDMSQFQYGKVSAMCGEAAFQCVRTVIELALAGKIDGTITNALNKEALNLAGHHYSGHTEIYADFTNTKKYTMMLAHEDLRVVHVSTHVALRRACDLVKKERIYDVIKIAHNACRQLGIAEPRIGVAGLNPHSGENGLFGTEEIEEIIPAIKQAASEGFNVEGPVPPDTIFSKARGGWYDIVVAMYHDQGHIPLKVVGFVYDREAQRWGSVSGVNITLGLPIIRASVDHGTAFDTAGKGIQNEVSLTNAIRYGMQLVRNKDK; from the coding sequence ATGAAGAGTGAACTGTATGAGAGGCCAATTCTTGGTATCACCATGGGAGATCCCGCCGGTTGCGGTCCGGAAATCACCGTAAAAGCGCTAAGAAATAAAGAGATATATGACATGTGCCGTCCCCTGGTTGTGGGCGACAGTAAAATGTTTGAAGATTCAATAAGAATACTAAAGGAAAAAAAGATCAAGGTTCGCAGGGTATCCTTGGTTGAAGATGCAAGGTTCGAATACGGGACCATCGATGTATATCATCTCGACCTTGTAGACATGTCACAGTTTCAGTACGGAAAGGTCAGTGCCATGTGCGGTGAGGCGGCTTTCCAGTGTGTCAGGACGGTCATAGAACTGGCATTGGCGGGAAAAATTGATGGTACGATAACGAATGCCCTGAACAAGGAGGCCCTTAACCTGGCCGGACACCACTACAGCGGTCATACCGAAATCTATGCCGATTTTACCAACACGAAAAAGTACACCATGATGCTGGCGCATGAAGATCTTCGGGTGGTTCATGTTTCTACCCATGTTGCATTACGCCGGGCCTGTGATCTGGTGAAAAAAGAACGTATCTACGATGTAATCAAGATAGCCCACAACGCCTGCAGACAATTGGGAATTGCGGAACCCAGGATTGGTGTTGCAGGCCTTAATCCCCATTCCGGAGAAAACGGGCTTTTCGGCACCGAAGAAATTGAGGAAATTATTCCCGCCATCAAACAGGCTGCGTCGGAGGGGTTCAATGTAGAAGGACCGGTACCTCCCGATACCATTTTTTCAAAGGCCCGGGGAGGCTGGTACGATATCGTCGTGGCCATGTACCATGATCAGGGACATATTCCCCTGAAGGTGGTCGGATTTGTGTATGACAGGGAAGCCCAGAGATGGGGTTCTGTCAGCGGAGTGAACATCACCTTGGGACTGCCCATCATAAGGGCCTCTGTTGATCACGGTACGGCCTTTGATACGGCGGGCAAAGGCATTCAGAACGAAGTCAGTTTAACCAATGCTATCCGGTATGGAATGCAGTTGGTTCGAAATAAAGATAAATAA
- a CDS encoding dihydrodipicolinate synthase family protein translates to MAKYYHGVIPPIITPVDEKENVDEKGFRELLNHCVDRGLHGIFVAGSNGETMALTQEQRDNAIRIAVDEVGSKVPVMSGVMDTSTRRVIENIKKMEDFGGKCAVITPIFYARHTSQDETVRLFEEASRQTSCDLMIYNIPMFTGLKLTADTVLKLAKIDKVVGVKDSSGDFGEFQKVLRVYADNPKFSVLQGSTAVSAGSMLEGADGYVPSIAPLFPELFTKMYDYAVAGNIGKTLELNAIVAETQKILGLCKNATASNKFALSLLGFTHKRVIAPQDGTTEADERAITSKVDEVNGLIRKAGLIQ, encoded by the coding sequence ATGGCAAAATATTATCATGGAGTGATTCCTCCCATTATTACTCCGGTCGATGAAAAAGAAAATGTTGATGAAAAGGGCTTTCGGGAATTGCTGAATCACTGTGTTGACCGCGGGCTGCACGGAATTTTTGTTGCGGGTTCCAATGGGGAAACCATGGCTTTGACGCAGGAGCAGCGTGACAACGCCATTCGCATAGCCGTCGACGAGGTCGGTTCAAAGGTCCCCGTTATGAGCGGTGTTATGGATACGAGTACCCGCCGTGTCATCGAGAACATCAAAAAGATGGAAGATTTTGGTGGTAAGTGTGCGGTCATCACACCCATTTTCTATGCCCGCCATACATCCCAGGATGAGACGGTGCGCCTGTTCGAAGAGGCTTCCAGGCAAACCAGTTGCGATCTAATGATCTACAATATTCCGATGTTTACCGGCCTGAAGCTTACTGCCGACACCGTTCTCAAACTTGCAAAGATTGATAAGGTCGTTGGCGTAAAAGATTCCAGCGGTGACTTCGGAGAGTTTCAAAAGGTGCTGCGGGTTTATGCCGACAATCCGAAGTTCTCCGTATTACAGGGATCTACCGCTGTTTCTGCCGGCAGCATGCTTGAAGGTGCGGATGGCTATGTTCCTTCCATTGCTCCTCTTTTTCCCGAACTCTTTACCAAGATGTACGATTATGCCGTGGCCGGGAATATTGGGAAAACCCTTGAGCTGAATGCCATCGTTGCTGAAACCCAGAAGATTCTTGGATTATGCAAAAATGCCACTGCCTCCAATAAATTTGCATTGAGTCTTCTTGGCTTTACCCACAAGCGTGTCATTGCTCCCCAGGACGGTACGACCGAAGCGGATGAGCGTGCAATAACCAGCAAGGTAGACGAGGTCAATGGCCTGATCCGCAAGGCAGGGCTTATTCAATGA
- a CDS encoding hydroxyacid dehydrogenase, whose product MSTVVLSHALYDPGMRLLEQNGIDVVIPNNGNSDDILEDLQKADGFILRIGKIDRKAIEACPDLKVITRPGVGVDNVDVQAATEHGIPVVICPAANSRSVAEHTIALMFAASKNLIESDRETRKGNFGIRNKYAAVELKDKTLAVLGFGHIGREVASMAAALGMKVVAYDPFLDKQKVESMGYGHAGSLEEAVSAGDFVTLHMPSLPETKGMINKSVFSQAKETAYFINCARGDIVNEQDLYDALASGSIAGAAVDVLSLEPMEASSPLMRLDNFIVTPHMAGQTREATTTIVTMAVEGTLAVLKGEKWPHVCNPEVYGRQAWKDRQ is encoded by the coding sequence ATGAGTACGGTTGTCCTGTCCCACGCCCTGTATGACCCCGGTATGCGTCTTCTCGAGCAAAACGGAATCGACGTTGTTATTCCTAATAACGGGAACAGCGACGATATTCTTGAAGATTTGCAGAAGGCCGACGGCTTCATTCTCAGAATAGGAAAGATTGATCGTAAAGCCATTGAGGCTTGTCCCGACCTGAAGGTCATCACAAGGCCGGGCGTCGGCGTGGATAATGTCGATGTACAGGCGGCCACAGAACATGGAATTCCTGTAGTCATCTGCCCGGCTGCCAACAGCCGGTCGGTGGCAGAGCATACTATTGCGCTCATGTTTGCCGCTTCAAAGAATTTGATCGAAAGCGACAGGGAAACCAGGAAGGGAAATTTCGGAATCCGCAATAAATATGCAGCGGTCGAGCTGAAGGACAAAACCCTTGCCGTTTTGGGGTTTGGACATATTGGCCGGGAGGTCGCCTCCATGGCGGCGGCTCTGGGCATGAAGGTTGTTGCTTATGATCCCTTTCTCGATAAGCAGAAGGTTGAATCGATGGGGTATGGCCATGCCGGATCCCTGGAAGAGGCCGTCTCCGCCGGTGATTTTGTAACCCTGCACATGCCTTCCCTGCCGGAGACAAAAGGCATGATCAACAAGTCCGTTTTCAGCCAGGCAAAGGAAACCGCTTATTTCATCAACTGTGCACGCGGGGATATTGTCAACGAACAGGATTTGTATGATGCCCTTGCCTCGGGATCGATTGCCGGGGCGGCCGTGGATGTGCTCAGCTTGGAACCGATGGAGGCCTCTTCGCCCCTGATGCGGCTGGACAATTTTATCGTGACGCCGCACATGGCTGGACAGACTCGGGAGGCTACCACAACGATCGTAACCATGGCCGTTGAGGGAACGCTGGCCGTACTCAAGGGGGAAAAGTGGCCTCATGTCTGCAATCCCGAGGTGTACGGTCGTCAGGCGTGGAAGGATCGGCAATAG